One stretch of Pontiella desulfatans DNA includes these proteins:
- a CDS encoding diaminopimelate decarboxylase translates to MAEKNIPMSKEQLEALTERFPTPFHIYDEQGIRENARRLKAAFAWNPGFKEYFAVKAAPNPYLMKILKAEGFGSDCSSYPELLLSERVGVVGEEIIFTSNDTPAYEYQKAAELGAIINLDDITHIDYLEENVGLPELVCCRYNPGPLKGGNAIIGHPEEAKYGFTREQLFEGYRMLRDKGVKRFGLHTMVASNELDRNYFVETAHLLFELVAELSAELDIAFEFVNLGGGIGIPYRPEEEAIDLAALGQEVKALYDELIVGKGLKPLDIRMECGRMVTGPYGYLVSRVLHKKNTYKQFVGLDACMVNLMRPAMYGAYHHISVVGKEDAPCDFVCDVTGSLCENNDKFSIDRAIPQVEIGDLVVIHDAGAHGHSMGFNYNAKLRSAELLLREHGEVVQIRRAETVEDHFATLDLEGLGAFDV, encoded by the coding sequence ATGGCAGAAAAAAACATCCCGATGAGCAAGGAGCAGCTGGAGGCGCTGACGGAGCGCTTTCCGACGCCGTTCCATATCTATGACGAACAGGGCATCCGCGAGAATGCGCGGCGGCTGAAGGCGGCGTTTGCGTGGAATCCGGGTTTTAAGGAATATTTTGCGGTGAAAGCCGCACCGAACCCGTATCTGATGAAAATCCTGAAGGCGGAGGGCTTTGGCTCGGACTGCTCGTCCTATCCTGAGCTGTTGCTATCGGAGCGCGTCGGCGTGGTTGGCGAGGAGATTATTTTTACGTCGAACGACACCCCGGCCTACGAATACCAAAAGGCGGCCGAGCTGGGCGCGATCATCAATCTCGACGACATTACGCACATTGACTATCTGGAAGAGAACGTGGGGCTTCCGGAGCTGGTCTGCTGCCGCTACAACCCGGGGCCACTGAAGGGCGGCAACGCGATTATCGGCCATCCGGAAGAGGCGAAATATGGCTTTACCCGCGAGCAGCTGTTCGAGGGCTACCGCATGCTGCGCGACAAGGGCGTGAAGCGTTTTGGCCTGCATACGATGGTGGCGTCGAACGAACTCGACCGCAACTATTTTGTCGAGACCGCGCATTTGCTGTTTGAGCTGGTGGCCGAGTTGTCCGCGGAGTTGGACATTGCATTCGAGTTTGTCAACCTGGGCGGCGGTATTGGGATTCCCTACCGGCCGGAAGAGGAGGCGATCGATCTCGCGGCGCTGGGGCAGGAAGTGAAGGCGCTCTATGACGAGCTGATTGTCGGCAAGGGACTGAAGCCGCTGGATATCCGCATGGAGTGCGGACGGATGGTGACGGGGCCGTATGGCTATCTGGTCAGCCGCGTGCTGCACAAGAAAAACACCTACAAGCAGTTTGTCGGACTTGATGCCTGCATGGTGAACCTGATGCGTCCGGCCATGTATGGCGCCTACCACCACATTTCGGTGGTCGGCAAGGAAGACGCGCCGTGCGACTTTGTCTGCGACGTGACCGGCTCGCTCTGCGAAAACAACGATAAGTTTTCGATCGACCGCGCCATCCCGCAGGTGGAGATTGGCGACCTGGTGGTCATCCACGATGCCGGGGCGCATGGCCATTCGATGGGCTTCAACTACAACGCCAAGCTGCGTTCGGCGGAGCTTTTGCTCCGCGAGCATGGCGAGGTGGTTCAGATTCGGCGTGCTGAAACGGTTGAGGATCATTTCGCTACACTTGACTTGGAGGGGCTTGGCGCCTTTGATGTATAA
- the dapA gene encoding 4-hydroxy-tetrahydrodipicolinate synthase has product MFFTGVYTALVTPFAADGSVDFEKLAELVEFNIAGGVAGLVPVGTTGESPTLRTDEHLQVIKAVTDAAAGRCKIVAGTGANSTAEAVELTEAVKAFGVDGTLQVTPYYNKPNNSGLIQHFSAVADLGVPVVLYNVPGRSAKEIPLDVVAELAQHEHIVSVKEAAGSVQRVTDIKNLCDIEVLSGDDSLALPMIKAGALGVISVASNIMPSEVVALVAAALAGNYDEAQALHDTYAKTFDDLFIDTNPIPIKAAMAMKGMIQEVYRLPMCSTTDENKAALRATLERAGIL; this is encoded by the coding sequence ATGTTTTTTACAGGGGTATACACAGCGCTTGTGACGCCGTTCGCGGCGGACGGATCGGTGGACTTCGAAAAGCTGGCCGAGCTGGTTGAATTCAATATTGCCGGTGGCGTGGCCGGGCTTGTTCCGGTCGGGACGACGGGCGAGTCGCCGACGTTGCGTACGGATGAGCACCTGCAGGTTATCAAGGCGGTCACCGATGCCGCAGCGGGCCGCTGCAAGATTGTGGCGGGTACGGGGGCCAATTCGACGGCCGAGGCGGTCGAGCTGACCGAAGCGGTCAAGGCATTCGGTGTGGACGGCACCTTGCAGGTGACGCCCTACTACAACAAGCCCAACAATTCCGGTCTGATCCAGCATTTCAGCGCCGTGGCCGATCTCGGCGTTCCGGTGGTGCTCTACAACGTGCCGGGCCGCTCCGCGAAGGAGATCCCGCTGGACGTGGTTGCCGAGCTGGCGCAACATGAACACATTGTTTCCGTCAAGGAGGCGGCGGGCTCCGTCCAGCGCGTAACCGATATCAAGAACCTGTGCGACATCGAAGTGCTCTCCGGCGACGATTCGCTGGCGCTGCCGATGATCAAGGCAGGAGCCCTCGGCGTGATTTCCGTGGCCTCGAATATCATGCCGTCGGAAGTCGTTGCCTTGGTTGCCGCCGCGCTTGCTGGAAACTACGACGAAGCGCAGGCGCTGCACGACACGTATGCGAAGACGTTCGACGACCTGTTCATCGACACCAATCCGATTCCGATCAAGGCGGCCATGGCGATGAAGGGCATGATCCAAGAGGTCTACCGCCTTCCGATGTGCTCGACCACCGATGAAAACAAAGCCGCGCTGCGCGCGACGCTCGAACGTGCGGGGATACTGTAA
- the dapB gene encoding 4-hydroxy-tetrahydrodipicolinate reductase, whose amino-acid sequence MAVKVVVLGAAGRMGKTLIRCIMEEKVPGLELHGAVDLWDAPGLNADAGVLAGTKAAGVNLISNLEEVGPSADVIVDFSGHFGVAGNAPRIAEWGTAWVIGTTGLNDEEIAAVEAAAEKTAVVLSGNMSLGINLLCHLVELGARSLKDKGYDVEIIERHHGLKKDSPSGTALMLGQAAADGYDWDLKEVQVDGRTGLPGERPEKEIGFHAVRGGDIVGDHTVMMAGVGELLELSHRATSRDVFAIGALQAAVWVAGKEARLYTMKDAMKHVLGL is encoded by the coding sequence ATGGCGGTTAAAGTTGTCGTTCTCGGAGCGGCGGGTCGCATGGGCAAAACCCTGATCCGGTGCATCATGGAGGAAAAGGTGCCGGGGCTGGAACTGCACGGCGCGGTCGACCTGTGGGATGCGCCGGGCCTGAATGCCGACGCCGGGGTACTGGCCGGAACCAAGGCGGCCGGAGTCAACCTGATCAGCAACCTGGAAGAGGTTGGGCCGAGTGCCGACGTGATCGTCGATTTTTCGGGTCACTTCGGCGTTGCGGGCAACGCGCCGCGCATTGCGGAGTGGGGCACCGCCTGGGTGATTGGTACGACGGGATTGAACGACGAAGAAATTGCGGCCGTTGAAGCGGCGGCCGAAAAGACCGCCGTGGTGCTTTCCGGCAATATGAGCTTGGGCATCAACCTGCTCTGCCATCTGGTCGAACTCGGCGCCCGGTCGCTGAAGGACAAGGGCTACGATGTGGAAATCATCGAACGCCATCATGGCCTGAAGAAGGATTCGCCCAGCGGCACCGCGCTGATGCTCGGGCAGGCGGCGGCCGATGGATACGACTGGGATTTGAAAGAGGTTCAGGTGGATGGCCGCACCGGCCTGCCGGGCGAGCGCCCGGAAAAGGAGATCGGGTTCCATGCCGTCCGCGGCGGCGACATTGTCGGCGACCACACGGTCATGATGGCCGGCGTGGGCGAGCTGCTGGAGTTGTCGCACCGCGCGACCAGCCGCGACGTCTTTGCCATCGGGGCCTTGCAGGCTGCCGTATGGGTCGCCGGAAAGGAAGCCCGGCTCTACACCATGAAAGATGCGATGAAGCATGTTTTAGGGCTTTGA
- a CDS encoding formylglycine-generating enzyme family protein, which translates to MEMGQGSCCTPGEKRCGCEDGHQGQPFARISTGSTDHMVRLEGGAFLMGTEDGIGYPDDGEGPIREVTLDPFLMDQYAVSNADFATFIEATGHQTDAQKFGYSYVFHLLLSPSQKRTLDMLGRTVMGLEWWYHVEGADWAHPFGPESDITGLENHPATHVSYRDALAYCAWAGKRLPTEAEVEYAARGGLVGKRHAWGDELMPGGKHMCNIFQGKFPEYNSGEDGFVGTAPVDAYEPNNYGLYNMAGNVWEWVFDWWSPDFHITGPRNNPIGPDSGERRVNRGGSYLCHDSYCNRYRVAARTSNTPDSSTGNLGFRCVRDVKSDD; encoded by the coding sequence ATGGAGATGGGACAAGGAAGCTGCTGCACACCAGGCGAAAAACGGTGCGGATGCGAAGACGGCCACCAGGGCCAACCGTTCGCACGCATCTCCACCGGATCGACCGACCATATGGTTCGCCTGGAAGGCGGCGCCTTCCTGATGGGTACCGAGGACGGCATCGGCTATCCGGACGATGGAGAAGGGCCGATCCGCGAGGTGACCCTAGACCCGTTCCTCATGGATCAATATGCCGTTTCCAACGCCGACTTCGCGACGTTCATTGAAGCCACGGGCCATCAAACCGACGCGCAAAAATTTGGTTATTCCTATGTGTTCCATCTCCTGCTCTCCCCCAGCCAGAAGCGGACGCTTGACATGCTCGGCCGCACCGTGATGGGGCTGGAATGGTGGTATCATGTCGAAGGTGCCGACTGGGCACATCCGTTCGGGCCGGAGTCGGATATCACTGGACTGGAAAACCATCCGGCCACCCATGTTTCCTACCGCGACGCCCTTGCCTATTGCGCCTGGGCAGGCAAGCGGCTTCCGACCGAGGCGGAGGTGGAATATGCGGCGCGTGGCGGTCTGGTGGGCAAGCGCCATGCGTGGGGCGATGAGCTGATGCCCGGCGGCAAGCACATGTGCAACATTTTCCAGGGCAAGTTTCCGGAATACAACTCCGGCGAAGACGGTTTCGTTGGCACCGCGCCCGTGGATGCGTACGAACCGAACAACTATGGCCTATACAACATGGCCGGAAACGTCTGGGAATGGGTGTTCGATTGGTGGAGCCCGGACTTCCACATCACCGGCCCTCGCAATAATCCGATCGGCCCCGACTCCGGCGAACGGCGCGTCAACCGCGGCGGCTCCTACCTTTGCCACGACTCCTACTGCAACCGCTACCGCGTCGCCGCCCGCACCTCCAACACGCCCGACTCATCGACGGGCAATTTGGGCTTTCGGTGTGTGAGGGACGTGAAAAGTGACGATTGA
- a CDS encoding nuclease-related domain-containing protein — MENSKESLSSRFAKVYGSPGEAPRVLGLLRAFWPLLVICFVTGYLLRAWFPHPYLGVSQVGILFFLVAVAAAILLAWGDKRLGNFLKGAKGEEWVAHELAFLNAEYTVFNGLRFGGGKQNFDHIIVGPAGVFVVETKNWKGSVEFHDGKLYAGGREPSRPPLRQVKAAAAELVSFIDDAGCGDLPIHSVLCFLGTKLPQEVMNVNGVVVCTGKKLVEVLQETFDEPIAESMREKVVGELRKVIE, encoded by the coding sequence ATGGAAAATTCGAAGGAATCGTTGAGCAGTCGTTTTGCGAAAGTCTATGGGAGTCCGGGGGAGGCGCCGCGGGTTTTGGGGCTGTTGCGGGCGTTCTGGCCGTTGCTGGTCATTTGTTTTGTGACGGGCTATTTGCTACGGGCGTGGTTTCCGCATCCCTATCTGGGCGTATCGCAGGTGGGCATCCTGTTTTTCCTGGTTGCGGTGGCGGCGGCGATCTTGCTGGCGTGGGGCGACAAGCGGCTGGGAAATTTTTTGAAGGGGGCCAAGGGCGAGGAGTGGGTGGCGCACGAGCTGGCATTCCTGAATGCTGAATACACCGTGTTCAATGGGCTTCGGTTTGGCGGGGGGAAACAAAACTTCGACCATATCATTGTGGGGCCGGCCGGGGTGTTCGTGGTGGAAACCAAGAACTGGAAGGGCTCCGTGGAGTTCCACGATGGCAAGCTGTATGCGGGAGGCAGGGAACCTTCGCGTCCGCCGCTGAGGCAGGTGAAGGCTGCCGCGGCCGAGCTGGTCTCGTTCATCGACGATGCCGGATGCGGCGACCTGCCGATCCATTCGGTGCTCTGTTTCCTGGGTACCAAGCTGCCGCAGGAGGTCATGAACGTGAACGGCGTGGTGGTCTGTACGGGCAAAAAACTGGTCGAGGTGTTGCAGGAAACGTTTGATGAACCCATTGCTGAATCAATGCGTGAAAAAGTGGTTGGCGAGTTGAGAAAAGTCATCGAGTGA
- a CDS encoding DJ-1 family glyoxalase III has protein sequence MKTLVPIANGSEEMEAVIIIDTLRRAEFDVTVASLTPGAIEASRGVKLVGDTTWDQINPDEFDILLLPGGFGGTVAFCGHAGVQQAIKDFNEKKKWMGCICAAALALNEAGVLAGKRFTCYPGVEEKLPADIQPVDEIVVVDGHLITSKGPGTAFEFALKVIAECGSPNTAADVRAGLLL, from the coding sequence ATGAAAACATTGGTACCGATTGCGAACGGCTCCGAGGAAATGGAAGCCGTCATCATTATCGACACGTTGCGGCGCGCCGAATTCGACGTGACCGTCGCAAGCCTTACACCGGGAGCCATCGAGGCTTCGCGCGGCGTCAAGCTGGTGGGCGACACGACATGGGATCAAATCAACCCCGACGAGTTCGATATCCTGCTGCTGCCGGGAGGCTTCGGGGGAACGGTTGCCTTTTGCGGGCATGCAGGTGTCCAGCAGGCGATCAAGGATTTCAACGAAAAGAAAAAGTGGATGGGCTGCATCTGTGCGGCGGCGCTGGCGTTGAACGAAGCCGGGGTTCTGGCGGGCAAAAGGTTCACCTGCTATCCCGGCGTGGAGGAGAAGTTGCCGGCCGACATCCAACCGGTCGATGAGATCGTCGTGGTCGATGGCCATCTCATCACCAGCAAAGGTCCGGGAACCGCCTTCGAGTTTGCGCTCAAGGTGATCGCCGAATGTGGTAGCCCCAACACCGCCGCAGACGTTCGCGCCGGTCTCTTGCTTTAG
- a CDS encoding DUF1573 domain-containing protein, with the protein MVMISALCSTAANGLRIEPKEVCVMGAFPAESNQVATFTLFNATSNALRIGKLESCCAFLEPVIYEKTIVPGASTPLDVLIDAHSLNGPFKKNISFEANGQSHTVWIEGEAKPAIAIPSTHIHCGHLPLGQLWTTNLAVAVRSNLPGKLTATTQSNIGLSANTDGKAMLQLSIPAQREPMRWQGLVQLRIEGQPQLPPVAIHLEGCMGGRLHPQPRKLALAENARKATFALHRKHPEPLPPAPTPLQCNLPDIGIKEELGATGNSTVELDFTDAFIQRLKAERRIPIQLSTEGYVPASLMIEYSPGGVR; encoded by the coding sequence ATGGTTATGATATCGGCGCTGTGTTCAACCGCCGCAAACGGGCTACGTATCGAACCGAAAGAGGTTTGTGTTATGGGGGCATTTCCGGCGGAATCGAACCAGGTTGCAACCTTCACCCTCTTCAACGCGACGAGCAATGCGCTGCGCATTGGAAAGCTTGAATCCTGCTGCGCCTTTCTTGAGCCGGTTATCTATGAAAAAACTATCGTTCCGGGCGCCAGCACTCCGCTGGATGTCCTCATCGATGCCCACTCCTTGAACGGCCCGTTCAAAAAAAACATAAGCTTCGAGGCCAACGGCCAAAGCCATACGGTGTGGATTGAAGGGGAAGCCAAGCCAGCCATCGCCATCCCCTCTACCCACATCCATTGCGGGCACCTGCCGCTGGGGCAGCTGTGGACGACCAACCTGGCCGTCGCGGTTCGCAGCAACTTGCCAGGAAAATTGACCGCAACCACCCAGTCCAACATTGGCTTGAGCGCCAACACCGATGGGAAAGCAATGCTTCAACTTTCAATTCCTGCGCAACGGGAACCCATGCGTTGGCAGGGTCTGGTTCAGCTTCGGATCGAAGGCCAGCCGCAGTTGCCGCCTGTTGCGATCCACCTCGAAGGTTGCATGGGAGGCCGCCTGCATCCCCAGCCCCGAAAGCTGGCTCTTGCCGAAAACGCCCGGAAGGCAACCTTTGCCCTACATAGGAAACACCCAGAACCCTTGCCCCCTGCCCCCACCCCCTTGCAATGCAACCTACCCGACATTGGAATCAAGGAGGAGCTCGGGGCCACGGGAAACAGTACGGTTGAGCTGGATTTTACAGACGCCTTTATACAACGGCTCAAAGCCGAGCGTCGGATTCCCATCCAGCTCAGCACCGAAGGATATGTTCCGGCCTCGCTGATGATTGAATACTCCCCCGGAGGAGTTCGCTAA